TCCCTTACCCCCTTTGCCAAAGAGGGGAATTTTTAACAATAATTTCTTGTCTTAACAAGAAGTAAGCCTGGGCATTTTCCCCTTTTAGAGAGTCCCAGTATCTTGTCCTATTTTTAATTCTTTTGTGCTTTTCCCCCTTTGAAAGCAGGATTTTATAACCTTACCTTAATTCGAGGAAGCCATTTTTTGCATGGATAAATTCCTTTATTTTACCTTATATTGGAGATCAAATTTTGATGGGGAATTTTGTTGAATTAGAACAGGAATTTGGCATATAATACGCTTTTTCTAAAACGTGGAATATTTAAAGGAAATAAAGAAAAATGGCTCCTCAAAAAGATCTAAAATCCATTTTGAGCAAATTGCAGTACCCCGATGACGCCCAGGTTATGAAGCAGATCGTGGATCAAACCATTCAGGTTAAAACCCGGATGGGGAGAATCCGCCAAAAAATCGTGGTGATGAGCGGAAAAGGCGGGGTGGGGAAAAGCATGACCACCATTAATCTCGCCTTGGCATTTGCCCGTCAGGGTCTCCGGGTTGGGATTTTGGATGTGGACCTGAATGGGCCCTGTATACCATTAATGCTTGGGATGAAGGGGCAGCAGTTTGAGTTTACGAAAGAGGGTGCGATTCCTCCAGTGGGTCCATTGGGTATTAAGGTAGCCTCCATGGAGTTTTTTTTAAAACCCGACAGTCCGGTTCGTTGGAAAGGTTCAATGGAGCTCTCACCCGTATGGCTGGGGATGATGGAAATGAGTGTGATTCGGGAGTTTTTGGGAGATATCGTCTGGGGAGAATTGGATCTTCTCCTGGCGGACCTTCCTCCCGGAGCGGCCGCCGATAAACCGCCCGCCATCATTGGGTTTATCCCTGAATTGGATGGTGCGGTTGTGGTGACTACCCCTTCAGAGGTTTCAGCCGATGTGGTAAAAAAATCTTTGGTTTATGCGCGGGATGTGGGTTTTCATGTTCTAGGGGTGGTTGAAAATATGAGCGGTTTTTTATGCCCGGAATGTAAAACCGAAAGCCCTTTGTTTGAGGGAAATATCGAGGAGTTATGCAAGAAGACGGGTGTGACCTTACTGGGGAAAATCCCTTTTAACCAGAAGTTGGCGGCGGCATGTGATAAAGGCGTTCCCCTTCAGGATGAATCGGAGCCCATTGTTCAACGATTCCAAAACATCACACGAAAAATTTCGGATCAACTCAATATTCAGGTAAAGGCCTCTTCAAAAGCAATTTCCGCATCTCCTCCCCTTTAAGAAGAGGTGGATGAAGGAGGGGGGTGGAACCCTTTTTGGAAAATGAAATTTAAAAATGAATTCTTATGTTTGAAAAATAAGGAGGAAATTTAAAATGAAATTTGTTTGTATGAAATGTGAATCCTTCATGTTATTTCAAAAGGTCGAAAAACCAGGAGAGGACTCCCTCGGGGTCATGTTTGAATGTCCAAAGTGCGGGGGCCGGTTTTCCATGGTAACCAATCCGGGGGAAACGCAATTGGTGAACGCCCTTGGAGTGAAAATCGGCGGACGAACGGATACCCCAGCGCCTTTTGAATTGACCCGGGGAACTTTGAAAGAATCCGTTTCCGCTCAGCCACAACCGGCGGAAGCCGCAAAATCTGAAGCAGGCAGTTGTCCTTTTTCCTCCATGTTGGCGGGGATGGGAAGCGGGGAGGCTCAAAAACCTCTGAACTGGACATCGGAAGCATTGGATCGTATGGAGAAAATTCCGGATTTTATCCGGCCCATGGTGAAAAGCGGGGTTGAGGCCTATGCAAGAAATAAAGGGTTTCAGGTGGTCACACCGGCGGTCATTGAGGAATCCAAAGGTGACAACGGCGGAATGAATTGGTCCCCGGGAGCACAGCAAAGGCTTAACAATATTCCAGAATTTATACGTCCCATGGCCAAACTGGAGATTGAACGCTTGGCCCGGGAAAAAGGTGTTGAGACGGTTGATGAGGTCATCATGGATGAGTCCAAAGGAAAATTCGGTCAATTTATGACGATGTAAGGATTCGAGCGAATTGTCCATGAACGCCCAGGAATTTATTGTTCGGTTGCAGAAGGAGGTGGAGGCTCATGAAGCCGTTCATCATCCTTTCTTAAAACGGTTTTCCAAAGAACCACTGTCTTTAGATCAGCTTCAACGGTTCGGTTTACAGCATTACCAGTTGGTCAGGATTTTTGTGAACTACATGACCAACCTTCTTCCCCGCATTCCAGACCCCGATGCTGGTGTTCTGCTCCGTTCCGTATTTGATGACGAATTCGGCCAGCATACGATCTTTCGAAGCCACCCCGCGCTCTACCGGAAGTTTTTAAAATCGTTGGGTTTAGAGGAAGAAGCCTTTGGCCGAACCCAACTGTTGCCGGAGGTATCCTCTTTTATTCAAATGCATATGGATGTAACCCGCGATGAGGACTTTCGGACCGGATTAGGGGCCATCGGGCCGGGTCATGAATTCTCGATTCCGATCATGTTTGGTTACCTGGTCAAAGGGTTTAAGAACGCCAAGATTATGAATGAGGACATGGAATATTTCACCATGCATATCGTGGAAGACAAAGAGCACGCGGAAGTTTTTAATACCCTGATTCTCCGTCATGTCCAAACCACGGAGGGACAGGAAAAAGTTCGAGAAGGTGTCATGCGTTCCTTGGAAGCAAGGAAAATCTTTTGGGACGGCCTCGACCGGGTCGTCTTTGAAAAAATGGCTTGTTAGGATCGAATTTAAAAAAGCCTGTCATTCCCTCATCGGCGGGAATCCAGAGGTGGGAAAAAAAACTGGCGTCATTCCCGTGGAAACGGGAATCCAGGAATATCATTAGAGGAGTTCATCATGTTTGGCAGCTCAAAAAATGAGGATATCATTTGGGAAGGTGACGCCCTTCAAAGTCTGGAGAAAGCCCCGTTTTTCTTAAGGGGGATGGTCAGGCGGTTGGCGGAGAAAAGGGCGAAGGAAAAAGGGGTTACCACCATCACGAAAGAGATGCTCACCCAGTGGAAGAACGAAGCCATGGGGGGCATGGGCGGAGCCGATGACCTCAAAGAAGCTGCCGATGCGATGCTGCAGGGGCAGTTGCCCTGGACCAAAGCCGCAAAAGAAAAATTAGCGGACGTTCCAGAATTCATGCAGTCCATGGTCAAGAGAATTGCCCAGGATATTGCCCGGGAACGGGGCCACATGGAAGTCAATGTGGAGCTTTTGGAGAAGGTTGAGGCCTTGGGAGAGATAGAAGAGGCTCCCCGTGAGGAGATGAAATGGACGGAAGGGGCCATGGCCAAGCTCAATAAAAAAATTGAAAATACACCTCCCATGGCGACCGAATTTGTTCAGCAGATGCTCAAGCATGACGCGGAGGATTTGGCCAGGTCCCAAGGGTTTAAGGAAATGACCGAGGAGGTTCTGACCACAGTTTGGGAAACCCCTCTGGAAGAAATCAAATGGAATCCAGAAGCGTGGGACCGGTTACAAACCTCCCCTGATTTTGTAAGAAGCGGAATCAAAAAAGCCGCGGAACGGCGGGCGCGTAGAGAGGGGGCCAAAGAAATCAATTCGGATATGCTCACCCGTTTTCGTAATGAGGCCATGATGAAAGCGGTCCTTCGTATCCGTAAGTTGGGATTCAAAGAACTCACCTTTGATGCCTTTGAAGAAGCCCAGAAAAAAGTCAAACGCCTGAAAGGCAATGACCAAGCCGAAAAAAGATTGGCCGAGATCAAGGAATATATGACCCACAAACCCCAGGTGGGGGTTTTGGGTGAAGAGCTCATGGGCCGTTTTAGAAGTTACCTCAAGGAAGGCGGCCACCTCTCCGTTGATAAATCCGACGAAAAATCCGACCCATCCAAAACAAGCAGTTAGGAATTTCCTTTTGAAATAAGAAGATCCTATCCGTCATTCCCGCAGGCCTTAAGCGGGGATCCAGAATTTTTTCCCACTGCTTAATTTAAGCCTGGACATACCAGACAAACAATATTTTTTTTATCCCCTTTTTTGTGGTTTGACTTTGGAGGAATAATCAATAGATAATGAGTTTTGTAAACATCCCTTTGAGATAAGGAAACAATGACCTCTACGGATGAACTAAAACCCGATAAAACCCTGGACTGCAAAGGGCTTTCCTGTCCCATTCCCATCGTGAAGACCAAGTTGGCGGTAGATTCCCTTCAACCAGGTCAAATCCTTGAAATGATTGCAACGGATAAAGGATCCAAACCCGATATGGCCGCTTTTATAGAAGAAACCGGAAACAGATTAATTTCATCCAAAGAGGAAAACGGGGTTTTTTTCTATTACATCAGGAAAGAAGACTAAGAAAAATGGATCCAAAACTAAAAGAGGGTTTAGACCCCGCACTTGAAGAAAAAATTAAAGGGCTGGTGGACGAGCGGATTGAGGAATGGGCTAAAACCAAACTATTTTCCATTCTGGAGAAAAAACCAACCAAAAAAAAAGG
The nucleotide sequence above comes from Nitrospiria bacterium. Encoded proteins:
- a CDS encoding sulfurtransferase TusA family protein, which gives rise to MTSTDELKPDKTLDCKGLSCPIPIVKTKLAVDSLQPGQILEMIATDKGSKPDMAAFIEETGNRLISSKEENGVFFYYIRKED
- a CDS encoding iron-containing redox enzyme family protein, which translates into the protein MNAQEFIVRLQKEVEAHEAVHHPFLKRFSKEPLSLDQLQRFGLQHYQLVRIFVNYMTNLLPRIPDPDAGVLLRSVFDDEFGQHTIFRSHPALYRKFLKSLGLEEEAFGRTQLLPEVSSFIQMHMDVTRDEDFRTGLGAIGPGHEFSIPIMFGYLVKGFKNAKIMNEDMEYFTMHIVEDKEHAEVFNTLILRHVQTTEGQEKVREGVMRSLEARKIFWDGLDRVVFEKMAC
- a CDS encoding P-loop NTPase, yielding MAPQKDLKSILSKLQYPDDAQVMKQIVDQTIQVKTRMGRIRQKIVVMSGKGGVGKSMTTINLALAFARQGLRVGILDVDLNGPCIPLMLGMKGQQFEFTKEGAIPPVGPLGIKVASMEFFLKPDSPVRWKGSMELSPVWLGMMEMSVIREFLGDIVWGELDLLLADLPPGAAADKPPAIIGFIPELDGAVVVTTPSEVSADVVKKSLVYARDVGFHVLGVVENMSGFLCPECKTESPLFEGNIEELCKKTGVTLLGKIPFNQKLAAACDKGVPLQDESEPIVQRFQNITRKISDQLNIQVKASSKAISASPPL
- a CDS encoding PCP reductase family protein, producing the protein MKFVCMKCESFMLFQKVEKPGEDSLGVMFECPKCGGRFSMVTNPGETQLVNALGVKIGGRTDTPAPFELTRGTLKESVSAQPQPAEAAKSEAGSCPFSSMLAGMGSGEAQKPLNWTSEALDRMEKIPDFIRPMVKSGVEAYARNKGFQVVTPAVIEESKGDNGGMNWSPGAQQRLNNIPEFIRPMAKLEIERLAREKGVETVDEVIMDESKGKFGQFMTM